In Urechidicola croceus, a single window of DNA contains:
- a CDS encoding rubredoxin, with the protein MVDLKRVFVKGGILSPSELKQIINYAESLGLSSLHFGSRQDIIFPDHKPNKEVENQFPELSTSMISDLTYHNIVCSYVSADIFPNTMWLSGVTYLYIVESFKHKPKLKVNITDPKQQLVPLFSGQLNFIASEHEDYWYLHLKLPHWEKPIFYPILIYSWDISNITKLIEEVYTDADDVEELFMLINERAEFNSRTIESKLKVQFKPFPYYEGMNKMGINQYWLGLYWRNNKYDLEFLRTFCDFCLDNRIGKICITPWKSFIVKGIPRSSKLVLEKLLGRAGINVRHSLLELNWHLPVNDDDALALKKFIVLNFDQNDISTYGLTFSITNRGKTNIYFTSIVIEKNTLPNIVKDFQVRPTYNVLYSENFDPNTQNYKVYAQDVDKIELSGLLMELSKLYFDKFGTEIIDSDDIEENKKIPQKVEAFQCSDCLTLYSDEYGDEKSGIKGNTKFVDLPSEYKCSVCDSPKEVFVKIIL; encoded by the coding sequence ATGGTAGATTTAAAAAGAGTTTTCGTAAAAGGAGGGATTTTGTCACCAAGTGAATTAAAGCAAATAATAAATTATGCAGAGTCATTAGGGTTGTCTTCACTTCATTTTGGCTCAAGACAAGATATTATTTTTCCAGATCACAAACCTAATAAAGAAGTTGAAAATCAATTTCCAGAGTTAAGTACAAGTATGATATCCGATTTGACATACCACAATATAGTATGTTCTTATGTCTCTGCTGATATTTTCCCAAATACAATGTGGTTAAGTGGAGTTACATACCTATATATAGTAGAAAGTTTTAAGCATAAGCCGAAACTTAAGGTTAATATCACTGACCCTAAACAACAGTTAGTACCATTATTTAGTGGTCAATTAAATTTTATTGCTTCAGAACATGAAGACTATTGGTATTTACATTTAAAGTTACCACATTGGGAAAAGCCAATTTTTTATCCTATCCTTATATATAGTTGGGATATATCAAATATTACAAAACTTATAGAAGAAGTTTATACAGATGCAGATGATGTAGAAGAATTGTTCATGCTGATAAATGAACGAGCAGAATTCAATAGTCGAACAATTGAATCTAAACTTAAGGTACAGTTTAAGCCCTTTCCTTATTATGAAGGAATGAATAAAATGGGAATCAATCAATATTGGCTTGGCTTATATTGGAGAAATAATAAGTATGACTTAGAATTTTTAAGAACATTTTGTGATTTTTGTTTAGATAATAGAATAGGTAAGATTTGCATCACACCGTGGAAATCTTTTATTGTAAAAGGAATTCCTAGAAGTAGTAAGTTAGTTCTAGAGAAATTACTTGGAAGAGCAGGTATCAATGTACGCCATTCATTACTGGAGTTAAATTGGCACCTTCCTGTAAATGATGATGATGCACTAGCCTTAAAAAAGTTTATAGTTTTAAATTTTGATCAAAACGATATAAGTACATACGGCTTGACTTTCAGTATTACCAATAGAGGTAAAACGAATATTTATTTTACCTCAATAGTTATAGAGAAAAATACGCTTCCTAATATTGTAAAAGATTTTCAAGTTAGACCTACCTATAATGTATTATATAGTGAAAACTTTGATCCAAATACTCAAAATTACAAAGTCTACGCACAAGATGTAGATAAAATTGAGTTGTCAGGATTATTAATGGAGTTGAGTAAACTTTATTTTGATAAGTTTGGAACCGAAATTATTGATTCAGATGATATAGAGGAAAATAAAAAAATACCTCAAAAAGTTGAGGCATTTCAATGTTCTGACTGCTTAACACTTTATAGCGATGAATATGGTGACGAAAAATCAGGAATAAAAGGAAACACCAAGTTTGTAGATTTACCTTCAGAATACAAGTGTAGCGTATGTGATTCCCCCAAAGAAGTGTTTGTAAAAATTATTTTATAA
- a CDS encoding nitrate reductase, whose product MSGNKSYKSTCSYCGVGCGIIVNKDSKGNLSVKGDPDYPVNKGMLCSKGMNLNYVVQNTSDRILHPEMRWSRNHPMEQVSWDSALDRASAVFKSIIKKHGPDSVGFYVSGQCTTEEYYIINKLTKGFIGTNNIDTNSRLCMSSAVVGYKKTVGEDSVPISYEDIELADCFLIAGANPAWCHPILFRRLENHKEANPNVKIVVVDPRKTQTCAIADLHLQIIPGTDVVLYNAIARRLIEKNKIDKKFIKNHTKDFESLKEKVYETSLSSAAKICGITVNEIKKAALYIGHSMRFISMWTMGLNQSVIGVDKNVSLLNISLLTGQIGKPGSGPFSLTGQPNAMGGREVGGMANLLAAHKDLGNPEHRTQVSDFWGGKKISEKPGLTATEMFDSLNSGKLKAIWIVCTNPVVSLPNSLEVEKALKKANFVIVQDISHNSETTKYADLLLPAAGWLEKEGTMTNSERRISYLYKGVEPPGEALPDAEIIARFAQKMNFEGFDYDSASDIFDEHCMLTKYTNIDISGLSYERLKNEGSFQWPVPSIDHKGTPRLFEDKKFYTSDEKAHFNVPKHTENQSEKVSKNFPLVLTTGRIRDQWHTRTRTGKVNRLDTHIPSPYLEINGVDAFERNIKDGDIAIIKNGRGEVRVKVKFGYDIRKGVVFMPMHWGKILDNDFGRANNLTNNLIDPISKEPDFKYSAVEVIKFKKPKQKICIIGAGAAAYRFVQSYRERNYDDEIVVFSKENNPFYNRVLLPEYVSDELTWDQLEKLKKGEIDKLKVQLFSGVLIKNIDRENKIILDSNGESHKYDLLIMATGSRAFVPSNVQLDMPGRFTLRSRIDAERLRYHLESTGLPEEKQHVVIVGGGLLGLELAATLNKKKIQITIIQRASRLMERQLDLIASRLLAEDVQERGIQIYFDNEVNTVFEDQSSNGLEITLKTGKIIRGNAIVYAIGTIPNIELARQSKLNTRRGVIVNQHLQTSDPSIFALGEIAEFNNFLYGITSAAEQQANIAVNYILGDLGSSYSGSVLMNILKFEDLDLCSIGMVTIPKNDNSYEEIIFMDMNKRYYKKCIIHNDRLVGAVLMGDKNEFAEFKTLIEDEIELADKREVILRSSKSSVPVKGKLVCSCSQIGEGNLEEEIMKGCTDFDQLCKNTGAGLGCGSCKPEVKDILKMSLARV is encoded by the coding sequence ATGTCCGGAAATAAATCATATAAATCAACCTGTTCGTATTGTGGTGTTGGTTGTGGAATCATTGTAAATAAAGATTCTAAAGGAAATTTGAGTGTAAAAGGTGATCCGGATTATCCAGTGAATAAAGGAATGCTTTGTTCAAAAGGGATGAATCTTAACTACGTAGTTCAAAATACTTCAGATAGAATTTTGCATCCAGAAATGCGTTGGAGTAGAAATCATCCTATGGAGCAAGTATCTTGGGATAGTGCTTTAGATAGAGCATCAGCAGTTTTCAAATCTATTATTAAAAAACATGGGCCAGATAGTGTTGGTTTTTATGTTTCAGGACAATGTACTACCGAAGAGTATTATATTATAAATAAATTGACCAAAGGATTTATAGGTACCAACAATATTGATACAAATTCACGATTGTGTATGAGTTCTGCTGTTGTTGGGTATAAAAAAACTGTTGGAGAAGATTCTGTGCCAATTTCATATGAAGATATTGAATTAGCAGATTGTTTTTTAATTGCAGGTGCAAACCCTGCTTGGTGTCACCCAATTTTATTTAGAAGATTAGAAAATCACAAGGAGGCGAATCCTAATGTAAAAATTGTAGTTGTTGACCCTAGAAAGACACAAACTTGTGCAATTGCAGATTTGCACCTTCAAATTATTCCAGGTACAGATGTTGTATTGTATAATGCAATTGCAAGAAGACTAATTGAAAAGAATAAAATAGATAAGAAATTCATAAAAAATCATACTAAAGATTTTGAATCATTAAAAGAGAAGGTTTATGAAACTTCGCTTTCGTCAGCAGCAAAAATTTGTGGAATAACAGTAAATGAAATAAAAAAGGCAGCACTATATATAGGTCATTCAATGAGGTTTATCAGTATGTGGACCATGGGGCTGAATCAAAGTGTTATTGGTGTTGATAAAAATGTTTCATTACTTAATATTTCGCTTTTAACTGGTCAAATTGGAAAGCCAGGTTCGGGTCCATTTTCTTTAACAGGTCAGCCAAATGCAATGGGAGGTAGAGAAGTAGGTGGTATGGCAAACCTCTTAGCGGCGCATAAAGATTTAGGAAATCCTGAGCATAGAACACAAGTCTCAGATTTTTGGGGAGGTAAAAAGATATCGGAAAAACCAGGTCTAACCGCAACAGAAATGTTTGATTCTCTGAATTCTGGAAAATTAAAAGCTATTTGGATTGTTTGTACTAACCCTGTTGTTAGTTTGCCAAATTCATTAGAAGTAGAAAAGGCACTTAAAAAGGCAAATTTTGTGATTGTTCAAGATATTTCTCACAATTCGGAAACAACCAAATATGCCGATTTACTTTTGCCTGCTGCTGGTTGGTTAGAAAAAGAAGGAACTATGACTAATTCTGAACGTAGAATTAGTTATTTATATAAAGGTGTTGAGCCACCGGGAGAAGCATTACCTGATGCTGAGATTATTGCACGATTTGCACAAAAAATGAATTTTGAAGGTTTCGATTATGACAGTGCAAGTGATATATTCGATGAGCATTGTATGTTAACTAAGTATACAAATATTGATATTTCTGGATTATCTTATGAAAGATTAAAAAATGAAGGGAGTTTTCAATGGCCAGTTCCTTCAATAGATCATAAAGGAACACCAAGATTATTTGAAGACAAAAAGTTTTATACTTCAGATGAGAAAGCCCATTTTAATGTGCCGAAACACACAGAAAATCAGTCTGAAAAAGTTTCAAAAAACTTCCCTTTAGTATTAACAACAGGAAGAATTAGAGATCAATGGCACACAAGAACTAGAACAGGAAAAGTAAATAGATTAGATACACATATTCCTTCACCATATTTAGAAATAAATGGAGTTGACGCTTTTGAAAGAAATATAAAGGATGGTGACATTGCGATTATAAAAAATGGGAGAGGAGAGGTAAGAGTTAAAGTCAAGTTTGGATATGATATTCGAAAAGGAGTAGTTTTTATGCCAATGCATTGGGGTAAAATATTAGATAATGATTTTGGAAGAGCAAATAACTTGACAAACAACCTGATAGACCCCATTTCTAAAGAACCTGATTTTAAGTATAGTGCAGTTGAGGTTATAAAATTTAAAAAGCCAAAGCAAAAGATATGTATTATTGGTGCGGGTGCAGCTGCATATCGTTTTGTACAAAGTTATCGTGAAAGAAATTATGATGATGAAATAGTAGTTTTTTCAAAAGAAAATAATCCCTTTTATAATAGAGTCTTATTGCCAGAGTATGTTAGTGATGAGTTAACTTGGGATCAATTGGAAAAATTAAAAAAAGGAGAAATTGATAAACTAAAAGTTCAATTATTTTCAGGAGTCTTAATTAAAAATATAGATCGAGAAAATAAAATAATTCTCGATAGTAATGGTGAGTCACATAAATATGATTTATTAATTATGGCAACAGGTTCTAGAGCATTTGTACCTAGCAATGTACAATTAGATATGCCTGGGCGATTCACACTGCGAAGTAGGATAGATGCAGAAAGGTTAAGGTATCATCTTGAATCTACAGGTTTGCCAGAAGAAAAACAACATGTTGTTATTGTAGGCGGTGGACTTTTAGGATTGGAATTAGCTGCAACTTTAAATAAAAAGAAAATTCAGATTACAATTATTCAGCGTGCATCGCGATTAATGGAAAGACAATTAGATTTAATTGCAAGTAGATTATTAGCAGAAGATGTACAAGAAAGAGGAATTCAGATATATTTTGATAATGAAGTAAATACTGTTTTCGAAGACCAAAGTTCTAACGGTTTAGAAATAACATTGAAAACAGGGAAAATTATACGAGGAAACGCAATAGTGTATGCCATAGGAACAATTCCAAATATAGAATTGGCAAGACAATCTAAATTAAATACAAGAAGAGGTGTTATTGTAAATCAACATTTACAAACTAGCGACCCAAGTATTTTTGCATTAGGTGAAATAGCAGAATTTAATAACTTCTTGTATGGTATAACTTCAGCAGCCGAACAACAAGCAAATATTGCTGTAAATTATATTTTAGGTGATTTAGGAAGTTCCTATTCAGGATCGGTATTAATGAATATTTTAAAATTTGAAGATTTAGATTTATGTAGTATAGGTATGGTTACAATTCCGAAAAATGATAATTCGTATGAAGAAATTATTTTTATGGATATGAATAAACGCTATTATAAGAAATGTATAATTCATAATGATAGACTTGTTGGTGCAGTTTTAATGGGTGATAAAAATGAATTTGCAGAATTTAAAACCTTAATTGAAGATGAAATTGAACTAGCCGATAAAAGGGAGGTTATATTAAGGTCTAGTAAATCATCTGTACCAGTTAAAGGAAAGTTAGTTTGCTCATGTAGTCAAATAGGTGAAGGTAATCTTGAAGAGGAAATTATGAAGGGATGTACTGATTTTGATCAGTTGTGTAAAAATACAGGAGCAGGATTAGGCTGTGGTAGTTGTAAGCCTGAAGTAAAGGATATTTTAAAAATGAGTTTGGCAAGAGTTTAA
- a CDS encoding response regulator transcription factor translates to MENQIRIALVDDHLLVRNGIKSLLEEEQDIQVIAEGSNGYEAIDIVNNLHPDLLIIDVRMPEMSGIEAVGKLQGLSSNTKAIVLSMHDSEEYILKSIKAGASGYLLKDTDKKEFIKAIRTVNDGGKYFSGDISNVIVDNYLQKTTSTKKSESLIYETDPFGLTKKEKQILSLILSGKTNSEISEILSNSKRTIETHRFNMMKKMNVKNLMELSSKAVEYGLN, encoded by the coding sequence TTGGAAAATCAAATCAGAATAGCATTGGTCGACGACCATTTATTGGTAAGAAACGGTATTAAATCGTTGTTAGAAGAAGAACAGGATATACAAGTAATTGCTGAAGGTTCAAACGGTTATGAAGCAATTGATATTGTAAATAATTTACATCCAGATTTACTTATTATAGATGTTAGAATGCCTGAAATGAGTGGTATTGAGGCTGTTGGGAAATTACAAGGCCTGTCTTCTAATACGAAAGCGATAGTTTTGTCAATGCATGATTCTGAAGAGTATATTTTAAAATCAATAAAGGCAGGGGCGAGTGGTTATTTATTAAAAGATACTGACAAAAAAGAATTTATCAAAGCAATTCGAACTGTAAATGACGGAGGTAAATATTTTAGTGGAGATATTTCAAATGTTATAGTAGATAATTATTTGCAAAAAACTACAAGTACTAAAAAAAGTGAAAGCCTAATTTATGAGACTGATCCATTTGGATTGACTAAAAAAGAAAAACAAATACTTTCTCTAATACTTTCTGGAAAAACAAATTCGGAAATCTCTGAAATTTTAAGCAATAGTAAGAGAACTATTGAAACTCATCGATTTAATATGATGAAAAAGATGAATGTCAAGAATTTAATGGAGCTATCATCAAAAGCAGTTGAATATGGTTTGAATTAG
- a CDS encoding alginate export family protein yields MKLKITIFAVLAFASISSFAQFSLEGELRPRTEYRHGFGNLIPDDTDAGFGISTRARLKFGYKTEGYNLFVSLQDVMVWGENRQILPFDQNNSFAVFQAWADVKLGENWSTKLGRQVIAYDDQRIFGGLDWAQQGRNHDAALIKYSKDKFKLDVGLAFNQDYSNPTGFISQGTAYNTTGFFSYKTMQYLYMKKSWESFTGSLLLLNNGFQKFDGDVADGTSNLQTIGSHLNYKKGKLGLAGNVFLQAGKRQGEVDVKGAYLASLDMTYKTSDKVTLGLGAEIISGNDADAGETSAFFPLYGTNHKFNGFMDYFYVGNHANSVGLFDVHASANFKLGDKSGLLVKVLNFSGEQELDSGEKSLGTELDLVFSTKLKGAALKIGYSQMFATDGMYELKGITEDAAANGQNWAWAMLVIKPKFL; encoded by the coding sequence ATGAAATTAAAAATTACAATATTCGCAGTATTAGCATTTGCTTCAATTAGCAGTTTTGCCCAGTTCTCATTAGAAGGAGAATTAAGACCAAGAACAGAATACAGACATGGCTTTGGAAATTTAATTCCAGATGATACTGATGCTGGTTTTGGGATTTCAACTCGTGCAAGATTAAAATTTGGTTATAAAACAGAAGGATATAATCTTTTTGTAAGCCTTCAAGATGTGATGGTTTGGGGAGAAAACAGACAAATTTTACCTTTTGATCAAAATAATTCATTTGCTGTATTTCAGGCATGGGCTGATGTTAAATTGGGGGAAAATTGGTCAACTAAATTAGGTCGTCAAGTAATTGCTTATGATGATCAACGAATTTTTGGTGGTTTAGATTGGGCGCAGCAAGGAAGAAATCACGATGCTGCTTTAATTAAGTATAGTAAGGATAAATTTAAATTGGATGTAGGTTTAGCATTTAATCAAGATTATAGTAATCCAACAGGATTTATTTCGCAAGGTACAGCTTATAATACTACTGGATTTTTTTCTTATAAAACAATGCAGTACTTGTATATGAAGAAAAGTTGGGAGTCATTCACAGGAAGTTTATTGTTGTTGAATAACGGTTTTCAGAAATTTGATGGTGATGTGGCAGATGGAACAAGTAACTTACAAACTATCGGTTCTCACTTAAATTATAAAAAAGGCAAATTAGGATTAGCAGGAAATGTCTTTTTGCAAGCAGGGAAAAGGCAAGGAGAAGTTGATGTAAAAGGAGCATACTTGGCAAGTTTAGATATGACTTATAAAACTTCCGATAAAGTTACTCTAGGTTTAGGAGCAGAAATTATTAGTGGTAATGATGCTGATGCAGGAGAAACAAGCGCATTCTTTCCTTTATATGGAACAAATCATAAATTTAATGGATTTATGGATTATTTCTACGTAGGTAATCACGCAAACTCAGTGGGTTTGTTTGATGTTCATGCAAGTGCAAATTTCAAATTAGGAGATAAATCAGGTTTACTAGTGAAGGTTTTAAACTTTTCAGGAGAGCAAGAACTAGATAGTGGGGAAAAATCTTTAGGAACAGAATTAGATTTAGTTTTTTCAACTAAGTTAAAAGGTGCAGCCTTAAAAATTGGGTATTCACAAATGTTTGCGACTGATGGAATGTATGAGTTGAAGGGAATTACCGAAGATGCTGCTGCAAATGGTCAAAATTGGGCTTGGGCAATGTTAGTAATTAAACCAAAATTTTTATAA
- a CDS encoding ABC transporter ATP-binding protein, with product MSTQTILKQEKFAPADVMLDLHDLKKVYPTPKGDYVVLEHLDLQVKKEEFVTIIGHSGCGKTTMLSMIAGLNLISDGGISVLGSSIKGPGPDRGVIFQSPSLMPWLTTLENVMLGVKRVFPHATKKQKEDICKYYLSKVGLEGSFNKRASELSQGMQQRVGIARAFAIKPKVLLLDEPFGMLDSLTRGELQDVLIEIWNKEKITAVMITHDVDEAIFLADRVIMMTSGPRAKIGDILSIDFERPRTRKSVIGHDDYYKYRKHLIDFLEH from the coding sequence ATGAGTACACAAACAATATTAAAACAAGAAAAATTTGCCCCTGCAGATGTAATGCTTGATTTACATGATTTAAAAAAAGTATATCCAACACCAAAAGGCGATTATGTTGTGTTGGAGCATTTAGATCTTCAAGTAAAAAAAGAGGAATTTGTTACCATTATTGGGCATTCAGGTTGTGGTAAAACAACAATGTTGTCGATGATTGCAGGTTTAAATCTAATTTCAGATGGTGGAATTTCAGTATTAGGATCTTCAATAAAAGGCCCAGGACCAGATAGAGGAGTGATATTTCAATCGCCAAGTTTAATGCCTTGGTTGACTACTTTAGAAAATGTAATGCTTGGTGTGAAAAGAGTATTTCCACATGCAACAAAAAAGCAGAAAGAAGATATCTGTAAATATTACTTGAGTAAAGTTGGGTTGGAAGGTTCATTTAACAAAAGAGCAAGTGAATTATCTCAAGGAATGCAGCAAAGAGTTGGGATTGCAAGAGCATTTGCTATTAAGCCAAAAGTGTTATTACTCGATGAACCATTTGGGATGTTAGACTCCTTAACAAGAGGTGAATTACAAGACGTTCTTATTGAAATATGGAACAAAGAAAAAATTACCGCTGTTATGATTACCCATGATGTTGATGAGGCAATTTTCTTGGCTGATAGAGTTATTATGATGACAAGTGGACCAAGAGCAAAAATCGGAGATATTTTAAGCATTGATTTTGAAAGACCAAGAACACGTAAGTCTGTTATAGGTCATGATGATTATTACAAATACAGAAAACATTTAATAGACTTTTTAGAACATTAA
- a CDS encoding ABC transporter ATP-binding protein, whose protein sequence is MAYLELNNINKTYGKGASATEVLSDINLHIEEGEFVAIVGFSGSGKTTLVNLINGLLKPTSGEVLYKGKKVEGTSHERGVIFQNYSLLPWLTVYQNVAIAVKEAFPKESKKFIDERVKEYVDMVSLTPALNKRPKELSGGMKQRVAVARSLAMDPEMIIMDEPLGALDALTRGNLQDEILNIWNKNKRTALLITNDVDEGIYMADRIIPLRPGPNATLGPEFKINIDRPRDKTALNDNIEFKKTRNNIIEYLMDIGSERTANSDVVYELPDLEPKDLRWDFK, encoded by the coding sequence ATGGCATATTTAGAATTAAATAATATAAATAAAACGTACGGAAAAGGAGCAAGCGCTACCGAAGTATTATCGGATATAAACCTTCATATAGAAGAAGGAGAGTTTGTGGCAATTGTGGGATTCTCAGGAAGTGGAAAAACAACCTTAGTTAATTTGATCAATGGATTATTAAAACCTACAAGTGGAGAGGTATTATACAAAGGAAAAAAAGTAGAAGGTACAAGCCATGAACGCGGAGTAATTTTTCAGAACTATTCATTATTACCTTGGTTAACAGTTTATCAAAATGTTGCGATTGCAGTAAAGGAAGCATTTCCAAAGGAATCTAAAAAGTTTATAGATGAAAGAGTAAAGGAATATGTTGATATGGTAAGTTTAACACCAGCATTAAATAAAAGACCAAAAGAATTATCTGGTGGAATGAAACAGCGTGTCGCGGTTGCAAGATCGCTAGCGATGGATCCTGAAATGATTATTATGGATGAGCCTCTAGGTGCTTTAGATGCTCTAACCCGTGGAAACTTACAAGATGAAATTCTGAATATTTGGAATAAAAATAAGCGCACTGCATTGTTAATTACCAATGATGTTGATGAAGGGATTTACATGGCGGATAGAATTATACCATTGCGACCTGGGCCAAATGCTACTTTAGGGCCAGAATTCAAAATCAATATTGATAGGCCGAGAGATAAAACTGCTTTAAATGATAATATTGAATTCAAAAAAACAAGAAATAATATCATTGAATATTTAATGGATATAGGATCTGAAAGAACGGCAAATTCGGATGTCGTTTATGAATTGCCAGATCTTGAGCCAAAGGATTTGCGTTGGGATTTTAAATAA
- a CDS encoding ABC transporter permease, with the protein MSDTLIKVVRFIGLSFLEPLIRLIKGEETRKNLILVLKKIIAPIASVLLFLGIWQTGSSALFNKEADYRIEKAFNEQGQEAAETMKACIESGDISCQPNTLPSPSQVKESFFKLLEDHKVISADKKEFKEKTAELNKTRIANGKDAIVYTGRPSFVDQIWTSIKTVFAGFLLAIFIAVPIGVIIGLSDTLRSSFNWLIQIFKPVSPVVWLLLVFMIVKTLTKDSESDSAFIISFISVGLCSMWATLVNTAMGVSTVDQDFINVAKVLKLGSFQKVFKVILPSSLPLIFTGLRITLSVAWMVLIAIELLAQSPGLGSFVWEEFQNGANDSNSKIIVAMFVIGIIGFLLDRIMLTIQKFVSFNKNEGI; encoded by the coding sequence ATGAGTGATACATTAATAAAAGTGGTACGATTTATTGGGTTGAGTTTTTTAGAACCATTAATCAGATTAATTAAAGGTGAGGAAACAAGAAAAAATTTAATTCTTGTTTTAAAGAAGATAATTGCACCAATTGCATCCGTTTTGCTATTCCTTGGAATTTGGCAAACAGGTTCTTCTGCATTATTTAATAAAGAAGCCGATTATAGAATTGAAAAGGCATTTAATGAGCAAGGTCAAGAGGCTGCTGAAACTATGAAAGCTTGTATTGAATCTGGCGATATTAGTTGTCAGCCAAATACACTACCTTCTCCAAGCCAAGTAAAAGAATCATTTTTCAAATTATTAGAAGACCATAAAGTTATTAGCGCTGATAAAAAGGAGTTTAAGGAAAAAACAGCCGAATTAAATAAAACACGTATAGCTAATGGAAAAGATGCAATAGTTTATACTGGACGCCCTTCATTTGTCGATCAAATATGGACAAGTATAAAAACTGTTTTTGCAGGATTTTTATTGGCTATTTTTATTGCAGTTCCTATTGGTGTAATAATAGGTTTAAGTGATACGTTAAGAAGTTCTTTTAATTGGTTAATCCAGATTTTTAAACCTGTTTCACCAGTAGTTTGGTTGTTGTTAGTTTTTATGATTGTAAAAACATTAACTAAAGATTCTGAATCTGACAGTGCATTTATAATTTCATTTATAAGTGTTGGGCTTTGCTCAATGTGGGCAACACTTGTAAATACAGCAATGGGAGTTTCAACTGTAGATCAAGATTTTATAAATGTAGCTAAAGTTTTAAAATTAGGTTCCTTTCAAAAAGTTTTCAAAGTGATATTACCTTCTTCATTACCATTGATATTTACAGGATTACGAATTACACTTTCTGTTGCTTGGATGGTATTAATTGCTATTGAATTACTAGCGCAAAGTCCAGGTTTAGGGTCATTTGTATGGGAGGAATTTCAAAATGGAGCCAATGATTCTAACTCAAAAATTATAGTTGCCATGTTTGTCATTGGAATTATAGGATTTTTATTAGATAGAATTATGTTGACAATTCAAAAATTTGTGTCATTCAATAAAAATGAAGGTATTTAA